One genomic region from Trichocoleus sp. encodes:
- a CDS encoding alpha/beta fold hydrolase, whose amino-acid sequence MSPNSRRSVSLVACLITLPLSLLSMGYTTQASTPVEVHITTLTGTLHGTQILPASNVPEPAVLIIAGSGPTDRNGNNPLAGQNNSLKLLAEGLAGHGIASIRYDKRGIGESAAAGPEEADLRFDTYVEDAALWIQQLQADSRFSSITVIGHSEGSLIGMLATQKTGADAFVSIAGIAQTASQVLRDQLRPRLPNALWQQNEQILAALEQGKRVTSIPPELNALYRSSIQPYLISWFRYTPAQEIRRLTVPVLIVQGTTDVQVSVREAQDLKRAKPDAELRIIEGMNHVLKAVPLDPEQQNASYSDPTLPVVPELVEGISQFIHSSRIRRESNQSLHRNVSS is encoded by the coding sequence ATGTCTCCCAATTCTCGCCGTTCTGTCAGTCTGGTTGCCTGTCTAATCACTCTACCTTTATCACTGCTATCTATGGGTTACACGACACAAGCCTCAACACCTGTCGAGGTTCACATTACAACGTTAACAGGCACGCTCCATGGCACACAGATTCTTCCAGCGTCTAATGTGCCAGAGCCAGCGGTGTTGATCATCGCGGGTTCAGGTCCGACCGATCGCAATGGAAACAATCCTCTAGCTGGGCAGAATAATAGCCTCAAACTCCTCGCTGAAGGATTAGCAGGTCATGGCATTGCCTCGATCCGATATGACAAGCGCGGGATTGGAGAAAGCGCAGCCGCAGGACCCGAAGAAGCTGATTTGCGTTTCGATACCTATGTTGAAGATGCTGCACTTTGGATTCAGCAATTGCAGGCAGATTCTCGTTTCTCAAGCATCACCGTAATTGGTCACAGCGAAGGCTCTCTGATTGGAATGCTGGCAACCCAAAAAACCGGAGCAGATGCTTTTGTATCAATCGCCGGAATTGCCCAAACTGCATCACAAGTTTTACGAGATCAACTGCGACCTAGATTGCCAAATGCATTATGGCAACAGAATGAGCAGATTCTTGCTGCTCTAGAGCAAGGGAAGAGAGTGACCTCTATTCCACCAGAACTCAACGCGCTCTACAGATCGAGCATCCAACCCTACCTCATTTCCTGGTTCCGCTATACCCCTGCCCAAGAGATTAGGCGTCTCACTGTCCCTGTTCTAATTGTTCAAGGAACAACGGATGTCCAAGTGTCTGTCAGGGAGGCGCAAGACCTGAAGAGGGCTAAGCCGGATGCGGAGCTTAGAATCATTGAGGGGATGAATCACGTGTTAAAAGCTGTTCCATTAGACCCTGAACAGCAAAATGCTTCCTATTCTGATCCAACGCTGCCAGTTGTGCCTGAGCTAGTTGAGGGTATAAGTCAATTTATTCACAGCAGTAGAATACGCCGTGAGTCTAACCAGTCGCTGCACCGGAACGTGTCAAGTTAA